A region of the Apus apus isolate bApuApu2 chromosome 5, bApuApu2.pri.cur, whole genome shotgun sequence genome:
CCTTGCACCTGCGTCCACGGCCGTGGGTACCCATGCTAAGcaggagcaaaagaaaacaggcaaCACATTCACCAGCATCTCCCCCAATACACAACAAGGCTTGTGAGCATCAAAAAACAAAGAACGAAAGCACTTTCTGATTTGTCCATAGGAAAGACGCAAACCCAATTTGCTGGTGCCTCCTGGCGCTGGTGGCCACCTCTCCATCTCCTTGCTGGGTGCTTGTACCAAAGCACGACTTGACAGGCAATGGCTGCTGTGCTGTCACCCAGACATAGCCCTACTGAAAAGGGGGAATCCCAAAAAAAGGGACAAGTGTGCTGCTTCAGCACCCTCTTCTTCGCATCCCCCTTATCCCCACTAAAATGTCACCGATTTGGGCAGCTTTGCCAGGGGAGGAGAGCCTGAAAGTAAACTGTTCTCTGAGTGGGATTTGGCAACCTGTGTTGGAAATTTTGTGCTGGGGCTCAGGGTGGGTTGTGGAGCTTTCAGTGCATTTACTAATTTCTGGAGGCTTTTTTGGGCATCTACTTCCTCTGGAACCAGAGCGAGAGCTGGTGGCATTGAGGTGGCAGGCAGGGGATATCCAGTCTCTGGCAGAGGCAATGCCACCTGCGTTCTGTTCGAGAAGTTTTGCTCTGTTGCATGGGCCAAGTAGAGGGCAGTGGTGGTTTTGATAACAGTGTAAGGGCTGTTCCCCAACACTCTGGGAGATGGCACCTGGTGGAAGGGACagccctttcccagctctgctgcctccagctcgCTGCCAGGTATGATGGGCATGCTGCCGCCTGCCAGCCCATGCACAGGCAGCATTCCCAAGCCCTCTGGCCAGTGTGCAGTACTGGTGGTGTTCCCTGACCCATTCTGCTGCAAGCAGGTGAGCTCCCCTGTGGATGCAGCTTTAGTTGTCAAGTGCttcaagtctgttttgtccagcagtgctgctctgcagtgcttcTTGGCCTTTCTGTCCCCATCCTCGCTCTTTGGGGAGCCGTTGTGCTGCAGtgtgctggagagctgctgacagctgcctggcagaggaTGAGGGTGTGCATCAAgcacattttctttgcaaaaggaAGATGCTTGTTCTCCCACCGGCAGGGCAGCAGGATTTGGCTGCCATGCCCTGTGATCCATACCAGAAAGCTCAGACATGCTCAAGTTGGGAGGAATTGATGTATTTTGAAGAGAAGAGTTCAAGCAGCCATGCTCGGCTGGGGTAGGGAGAGAGACTGACTTGTGGTCCATCATGGCATGGCTAGGAGTGAGAAGCAGCTGTTCCAGAGGCAAGACCGTGGGTGGGAGGTGATAGTGGCCTTGTGTCTCACTTGCCTTCAGAAGAGACTGTGGCTGCCCATCCCTTGTGGATTCCACCccaccctcctctcccagcaccccCCTGCCAAGAGGGTGCAGGTGGATGTCTGTTGCTTCAGCTATTTCACTGCCACAAAGAGTGGGAGTCTTTACCTCCATCATTCCCCCCAGTGTCCGGGGACCTCTGTGGGGATGAGGCTCCCTGTCCAGGGAGTGCTCACCCACCTGGCCATTCTGGCTGTTGGCTGCCACATTGCCCTTCACGGCTACTGGGTTGAGGGAGAGCTTCAGGCCCAGGGGTTTCCGTGGGAATTCCTCAGGCTTTGCTGCAttggaagcagagaaaacaaaataaaacccatccAGCATGCTCTGACCATGGGAAGACAGATGCTGCACCGAGTGGGTGCCAGCCCTTtggggctgccctggctccCAGCCACACCAGAGTGATGCTCTGGTCCCCAAGGCACATGACTACCACCAGCCATTCCCACGTTCCCGTCTACC
Encoded here:
- the LOC127385701 gene encoding uncharacterized protein LOC127385701 isoform X1 codes for the protein MKKDIESLIAQEKAEIVAKYEKGRQEGAQIDPWEDADFTLYKVTDRFGFLHEQELPTCTALEEKQKHQEIERVDKWLKMLKKWGKYRNSDKMCRRVYKGIPLQVRGQVWSLLLDVEKMKKENEGKYEQMKEQAKNFSSELKQIDLDVNRTFRNHIMFRDRYGVKQQALFHVLSAYSVYNTEVSYCQGMSQIAAILLMYLNEEDAFWALAQLLTNQRHAMHGFFIPGFPKLQRFQAHHEQILSKLFPKLKKHMDKEQMTTGIYTTKWFLQCFIDRTPFTLTLRLWDIYILEGERVLTAMAYTILKLHKKRLLKMTLEDLREFLQEKIAGSLQYEDDAVIEQLQVSMTELRRMKFDLPPPAKPEEFPRKPLGLKLSLNPVAVKGNVAANSQNGQVGEHSLDREPHPHRGPRTLGGMMEVKTPTLCGSEIAEATDIHLHPLGRGVLGEEGGVESTRDGQPQSLLKASETQGHYHLPPTVLPLEQLLLTPSHAMMDHKSVSLPTPAEHGCLNSSLQNTSIPPNLSMSELSGMDHRAWQPNPAALPVGEQASSFCKENVLDAHPHPLPGSCQQLSSTLQHNGSPKSEDGDRKAKKHCRAALLDKTDLKHLTTKAASTGELTCLQQNGSGNTTSTAHWPEGLGMLPVHGLAGGSMPIIPGSELEAAELGKGCPFHQVPSPRVLGNSPYTVIKTTTALYLAHATEQNFSNRTQVALPLPETGYPLPATSMPPALALVPEEVDAQKSLQKLVNALKAPQPTLSPSTKFPTQVAKSHSENSLLSGSPPLAKLPKSVTF
- the LOC127385701 gene encoding uncharacterized protein LOC127385701 isoform X2; this encodes MLKKWGKYRNSDKMCRRVYKGIPLQVRGQVWSLLLDVEKMKKENEGKYEQMKEQAKNFSSELKQIDLDVNRTFRNHIMFRDRYGVKQQALFHVLSAYSVYNTEVSYCQGMSQIAAILLMYLNEEDAFWALAQLLTNQRHAMHGFFIPGFPKLQRFQAHHEQILSKLFPKLKKHMDKEQMTTGIYTTKWFLQCFIDRTPFTLTLRLWDIYILEGERVLTAMAYTILKLHKKRLLKMTLEDLREFLQEKIAGSLQYEDDAVIEQLQVSMTELRRMKFDLPPPAKPEEFPRKPLGLKLSLNPVAVKGNVAANSQNGQVGEHSLDREPHPHRGPRTLGGMMEVKTPTLCGSEIAEATDIHLHPLGRGVLGEEGGVESTRDGQPQSLLKASETQGHYHLPPTVLPLEQLLLTPSHAMMDHKSVSLPTPAEHGCLNSSLQNTSIPPNLSMSELSGMDHRAWQPNPAALPVGEQASSFCKENVLDAHPHPLPGSCQQLSSTLQHNGSPKSEDGDRKAKKHCRAALLDKTDLKHLTTKAASTGELTCLQQNGSGNTTSTAHWPEGLGMLPVHGLAGGSMPIIPGSELEAAELGKGCPFHQVPSPRVLGNSPYTVIKTTTALYLAHATEQNFSNRTQVALPLPETGYPLPATSMPPALALVPEEVDAQKSLQKLVNALKAPQPTLSPSTKFPTQVAKSHSENSLLSGSPPLAKLPKSVTF
- the LOC127385701 gene encoding uncharacterized protein LOC127385701 isoform X3, which translates into the protein MKEQAKNFSSELKQIDLDVNRTFRNHIMFRDRYGVKQQALFHVLSAYSVYNTEVSYCQGMSQIAAILLMYLNEEDAFWALAQLLTNQRHAMHGFFIPGFPKLQRFQAHHEQILSKLFPKLKKHMDKEQMTTGIYTTKWFLQCFIDRTPFTLTLRLWDIYILEGERVLTAMAYTILKLHKKRLLKMTLEDLREFLQEKIAGSLQYEDDAVIEQLQVSMTELRRMKFDLPPPAKPEEFPRKPLGLKLSLNPVAVKGNVAANSQNGQVGEHSLDREPHPHRGPRTLGGMMEVKTPTLCGSEIAEATDIHLHPLGRGVLGEEGGVESTRDGQPQSLLKASETQGHYHLPPTVLPLEQLLLTPSHAMMDHKSVSLPTPAEHGCLNSSLQNTSIPPNLSMSELSGMDHRAWQPNPAALPVGEQASSFCKENVLDAHPHPLPGSCQQLSSTLQHNGSPKSEDGDRKAKKHCRAALLDKTDLKHLTTKAASTGELTCLQQNGSGNTTSTAHWPEGLGMLPVHGLAGGSMPIIPGSELEAAELGKGCPFHQVPSPRVLGNSPYTVIKTTTALYLAHATEQNFSNRTQVALPLPETGYPLPATSMPPALALVPEEVDAQKSLQKLVNALKAPQPTLSPSTKFPTQVAKSHSENSLLSGSPPLAKLPKSVTF